In Salinisphaera sp. LB1, one genomic interval encodes:
- a CDS encoding DMT family transporter — protein MRYTDTVYVAAAAAIWGTLGVIASLLAARGYSPAEISAFRVVISAAAIAAASFVFLRIDIRGLIGCLPIAIAQSVFGVLLYNLAYFQSVKASGVTYAVCLLYTAPVWALFFSIWILKESFEWRKMLLAIAALLGVVLVVYSGEGTQRIGAFGLSMGLASGASYALYPTLGQLLLRRIDSSTLLASSFGISALVFLITPFFWHGVHRLWLYSAASSWALVLAISLFGTLFSYFLFTRGLRTVRSSAVAVITTIEPLTAMLLMAVFFGQTLGFTQYVGVALILAASIRSGQVGSRATVRRANSPRQIHDGRS, from the coding sequence ATGAGATATACCGACACAGTATACGTCGCTGCCGCTGCGGCAATCTGGGGCACGCTCGGCGTCATTGCGTCGCTTCTCGCCGCGCGGGGCTATTCGCCTGCAGAAATATCCGCTTTTCGGGTCGTGATCTCGGCTGCGGCCATCGCGGCAGCCTCGTTCGTATTCCTCCGAATCGATATTCGCGGCTTGATTGGTTGCCTACCGATAGCAATCGCTCAATCGGTTTTTGGCGTGCTGCTTTACAACCTCGCGTACTTTCAATCTGTCAAGGCTTCCGGCGTGACCTATGCCGTTTGTCTGCTCTACACAGCGCCGGTATGGGCGCTGTTTTTCAGCATTTGGATTCTAAAAGAAAGTTTCGAGTGGCGGAAGATGCTTCTGGCAATCGCCGCGTTGCTCGGCGTTGTACTGGTGGTTTACAGCGGCGAAGGCACGCAACGTATCGGCGCCTTCGGCCTGAGCATGGGACTCGCGTCAGGCGCGAGCTACGCCCTATACCCAACGCTAGGCCAGCTCCTATTGCGGCGAATCGATTCGAGCACGCTGCTGGCCAGTTCGTTCGGCATCAGTGCACTAGTATTCCTCATCACGCCGTTTTTCTGGCATGGCGTACACCGACTCTGGCTGTACTCCGCCGCCTCATCGTGGGCTTTGGTCCTGGCGATTAGCCTGTTCGGCACGCTTTTTTCGTATTTTTTGTTTACACGCGGATTAAGAACCGTTCGCTCCTCTGCCGTAGCGGTAATCACGACCATCGAACCTCTGACAGCGATGCTGCTGATGGCGGTGTTTTTCGGCCAGACGCTCGGTTTTACCCAATACGTGGGCGTCGCACTCATCCTGGCTGCGAGTATCCGTAGCGGACAGGTTGGGAGCCGGGCTACCGTGCGCCGCGCCAACAGTCCGCGCCAGATTCACGACGGTCGAAGCTAA
- a CDS encoding LysR family transcriptional regulator — translation MDLNALTDFALVAGHGGLGKASRASGKSKATLSRRIAGLEEELGVRLIERSARGLKLTEAGEMLMERIDGPMHEVAEAMTSTREGLSTPRGRLRIASPILFAQLAMGRLCADFCARYPDVTVEVIAEDRMVDLVEERFDVAIRINPRPDSSLVGRCFAKDRQVVVAAPSVPMPAPGDVREVPAIVYSTFQPTRWNLDDGRLVLEPVPRLKLSSFLMIRDAAVAGTGAALIPQSIAWSQLSSGELVQWGTVSGAEAALWVLHTSRRLPAPKVRAFVEFISEQYPQMSLVLRG, via the coding sequence ATGGATCTGAACGCATTGACCGACTTCGCGCTGGTGGCGGGGCACGGTGGGTTGGGGAAGGCGAGCCGGGCCAGCGGCAAGTCGAAGGCCACCTTGTCCCGGCGCATTGCCGGGCTGGAGGAGGAACTTGGCGTGCGCCTCATCGAGCGCAGCGCCCGCGGCCTGAAGCTCACCGAAGCCGGCGAAATGCTGATGGAACGAATCGACGGCCCGATGCATGAGGTTGCAGAGGCCATGACATCGACGCGCGAGGGGCTATCGACGCCTCGCGGGCGCCTGCGCATCGCGTCCCCGATCTTGTTCGCCCAACTGGCGATGGGACGGCTCTGCGCCGACTTCTGCGCCCGCTATCCCGACGTCACGGTCGAGGTGATTGCCGAAGACCGCATGGTCGATCTGGTCGAAGAGCGATTCGACGTCGCCATCCGCATCAACCCGCGCCCGGACAGCAGCCTGGTCGGTCGCTGCTTCGCGAAAGATCGGCAGGTGGTCGTCGCGGCACCCTCGGTGCCCATGCCGGCGCCAGGCGACGTCCGCGAGGTGCCTGCCATCGTGTATTCCACCTTCCAGCCAACCCGCTGGAACCTCGATGACGGGCGCCTGGTGCTGGAACCGGTGCCGCGGCTGAAGCTGTCCTCGTTCCTGATGATCCGCGACGCAGCCGTCGCCGGTACCGGTGCTGCGCTCATCCCTCAGTCAATCGCCTGGAGCCAGCTGAGCAGTGGCGAGCTGGTGCAGTGGGGCACGGTCAGCGGCGCAGAAGCCGCGCTCTGGGTATTACACACATCGCGACGACTGCCTGCACCCAAGGTGCGCGCGTTTGTCGAATTCATCAGCGAGCAATACCCGCAGATGTCGCTTGTTCTGAGGGGATGA
- a CDS encoding NADP-dependent oxidoreductase — protein sequence MNKTQHAVLIRAYGGADAAEVAKIAKPEAGPGQVRVQVRAAGINGIDWKVREGYVRDAFPLQLPAVLGIELAGVVVGVGPGASRFRVGDRVMGPSGGLGAYAEFVAVDEANLAPIPDALDDVSAAGIPVAAVAAWQSLHHAGPIRPGQRILIHGAAGGLGGYAVQYAKAAGAEVFATAATAHVDYVRSLGADHVIDYQVQRFEDVANDIDLVLDYVGGEVLDRSWQVLKSTGAIVGTSSPDILVRTPAGRRGLWFINQPDAGLLQKLAMDIATGALESKISEVVGFAEIPAAIERNRTDSHAGKVVANFSL from the coding sequence ATGAACAAGACGCAACACGCTGTACTGATCCGCGCCTACGGCGGCGCCGACGCCGCCGAGGTGGCGAAGATCGCCAAACCCGAGGCCGGGCCGGGCCAGGTGCGGGTCCAGGTCCGGGCCGCCGGCATCAACGGCATTGACTGGAAGGTTCGCGAGGGCTATGTGCGGGATGCGTTTCCGCTGCAACTGCCGGCCGTGCTGGGCATCGAGCTGGCGGGCGTGGTGGTGGGCGTGGGCCCAGGTGCCTCGCGGTTCCGCGTCGGCGACCGCGTCATGGGACCTTCGGGCGGTCTTGGCGCCTATGCCGAGTTCGTGGCGGTCGACGAAGCGAACCTGGCCCCTATTCCAGACGCGCTGGACGATGTCAGTGCGGCCGGCATCCCGGTGGCCGCCGTCGCTGCCTGGCAAAGCCTCCATCACGCCGGGCCGATCCGGCCGGGGCAGCGGATCCTGATCCATGGGGCCGCTGGCGGGTTGGGCGGTTATGCCGTGCAGTACGCGAAAGCGGCCGGTGCCGAGGTGTTCGCGACGGCGGCGACAGCGCATGTCGACTACGTCCGCTCGCTCGGTGCCGACCATGTCATCGACTATCAGGTCCAGCGGTTCGAAGACGTCGCGAACGACATCGACCTGGTGCTCGACTATGTCGGCGGCGAGGTGCTCGACCGCTCGTGGCAGGTGCTGAAAAGCACGGGCGCCATCGTCGGCACTTCCTCGCCGGACATTCTGGTCCGCACGCCCGCCGGGCGTCGTGGCCTGTGGTTCATCAATCAGCCGGATGCCGGGCTGCTGCAGAAGCTGGCAATGGACATCGCCACCGGCGCCCTGGAGTCCAAGATCAGCGAGGTGGTCGGTTTCGCGGAGATTCCTGCGGCCATCGAGCGCAATCGGACCGACTCGCACGCCGGCAAGGTCGTGGCGAACTTTTCCCTCTGA
- a CDS encoding alpha/beta hydrolase has product MNELFNSDDLLREVVRVPGPGTGTTLQLLHRSRRDAGIASSPRTIMLMHGATFSSASLFDVPLEGQSFMDVLARAGFDVWAVDVRGYGSSSRPAAFREAADANPPQTPAIVAEQDLAAAIDAVCARQAIGGLNLLGMSWGGSVAGRYASRHPERVEKLVLVAPLWLSEQPLRIDQGGPLLAWRDVSLHGARDAWLADAPKAARHDLLPDDGFEQWLEVTRASDTDVNSAATVRAPGGAIADIRNHWHAGKPLYDPGDITSPTLIVHAEWDRDVRIDMMQNLFSQLEHARYRRWLEIGGGTHRILLERQREQAFDAITGFLAEERNTQ; this is encoded by the coding sequence ATGAACGAGCTCTTCAACAGCGATGATCTACTCCGGGAAGTCGTACGCGTTCCCGGCCCGGGTACCGGCACGACATTGCAGTTACTGCATAGATCCCGGCGCGATGCTGGCATCGCGTCGTCGCCTCGCACGATCATGTTGATGCACGGCGCGACGTTTTCCTCCGCCAGCCTGTTCGATGTTCCGCTCGAAGGCCAATCCTTCATGGACGTGTTGGCACGCGCCGGTTTCGATGTTTGGGCGGTGGATGTGCGCGGCTATGGCAGCTCGAGCCGGCCGGCCGCATTCCGCGAAGCCGCCGACGCGAATCCCCCGCAGACGCCGGCCATTGTGGCCGAGCAAGATCTGGCCGCGGCGATCGATGCAGTGTGCGCACGCCAAGCCATCGGCGGCCTCAATCTGCTGGGCATGTCCTGGGGCGGCTCGGTGGCCGGACGATATGCGAGTCGGCATCCGGAGCGGGTTGAGAAGCTCGTGCTGGTCGCCCCGCTCTGGCTTTCCGAGCAGCCGCTGCGTATCGATCAAGGCGGCCCGCTGCTTGCCTGGCGCGACGTCTCGCTGCACGGGGCACGCGATGCCTGGCTGGCCGATGCGCCCAAGGCCGCACGCCACGATCTACTGCCCGACGACGGATTCGAGCAGTGGCTCGAGGTGACGCGTGCCAGCGATACCGACGTCAACTCGGCGGCCACCGTTCGCGCACCGGGAGGTGCGATCGCCGATATTCGAAACCATTGGCACGCCGGAAAACCCCTCTACGATCCGGGCGACATCACGAGCCCGACCCTGATCGTGCATGCGGAATGGGATCGCGACGTGCGTATCGACATGATGCAGAATCTGTTCAGCCAGCTGGAGCACGCACGTTATCGCCGCTGGCTAGAAATCGGCGGCGGCACGCATCGTATTCTACTCGAACGGCAACGCGAGCAGGCGTTTGACGCGATCACCGGCTTTCTAGCCGAAGAGCGGAACACTCAATGA
- a CDS encoding AraC family transcriptional regulator yields METYTTIAYRRYRPVTDTHRHDFAQAIIPLRGLMEIEVDGSLKRLTHETAGIVTAESQHDFATSRDSEFLVLDLSAQLIRARFDGLPRLFTVHTSNVLRQYARFLAAATTSNPGGILPQSISAATTALELLEEATTAVDQPVIPAYLSFAKRQLETDITTPNLVSVLLTQLNMSSSFFHRQFRAAFQKTPKQVQLEARLQAAIERLQNSNDTVTEIARQLGYENTSSLTYLFKKHLGATPSFYRN; encoded by the coding sequence ATGGAAACGTACACGACGATTGCGTATCGACGTTATCGTCCGGTAACGGATACCCACAGGCACGACTTTGCTCAGGCGATCATTCCGCTGCGTGGCCTGATGGAGATCGAAGTCGACGGCTCCCTTAAGCGCTTGACCCATGAAACGGCTGGCATTGTCACAGCCGAGAGTCAACACGATTTCGCGACATCACGTGACAGCGAATTCTTGGTCCTGGACCTTTCCGCGCAGCTCATAAGAGCTCGATTCGATGGTCTGCCCCGTCTGTTTACAGTGCATACCAGCAATGTCCTTCGCCAGTATGCACGGTTTCTGGCAGCAGCCACGACCTCTAATCCAGGCGGAATTCTTCCGCAATCCATATCTGCTGCAACGACGGCCCTGGAATTACTGGAAGAGGCCACAACGGCTGTTGATCAACCAGTGATTCCGGCCTATTTAAGCTTTGCTAAGCGGCAGCTAGAAACCGATATCACCACGCCGAATCTGGTTAGCGTGCTCTTGACACAACTGAACATGTCCTCTTCTTTTTTTCATCGCCAGTTTCGAGCCGCTTTTCAGAAAACTCCGAAGCAAGTCCAACTGGAAGCGCGGCTACAGGCAGCAATCGAACGTCTTCAGAATTCAAATGATACGGTAACCGAAATCGCTCGACAGCTCGGTTACGAGAATACCTCGTCGTTAACCTATCTTTTCAAAAAGCATCTCGGCGCCACACCATCCTTTTACAGAAACTAA
- a CDS encoding transposase, which translates to MLPSIPVHIIQRGNNRQACFFADDDYRFYLEWLQDYAAIERVAIHAYVLMTNHVHLLLSAQTAAGAGRLMKRLGQRYVQYVNRTYRRSGTLWEGRFRSCLAQGEHYVMGCYRYIELNPVRAEMVEHPAEYRWSSYRVNGQGEQSRLITSHALYDALGDSPGARQAAYRELFRYKLDPGLVDEIRKATNGNYVLGTERFEQQVAAMLGRRVSRGAPGRPRKEKK; encoded by the coding sequence CTGCTTCCCAGCATACCGGTCCACATCATCCAGCGGGGCAACAACCGTCAAGCCTGTTTTTTCGCTGACGACGATTACCGCTTCTATCTGGAATGGCTGCAAGACTATGCAGCCATTGAGCGCGTGGCCATACATGCCTACGTGTTGATGACGAACCACGTGCACCTGCTTTTGAGTGCGCAGACGGCCGCCGGCGCCGGTCGGCTCATGAAACGACTCGGCCAGCGCTATGTTCAATATGTGAACCGCACCTATCGACGCAGCGGCACGCTCTGGGAGGGACGGTTCCGCTCTTGCCTGGCACAGGGAGAGCACTACGTGATGGGATGCTACCGCTATATCGAACTCAACCCCGTCCGAGCTGAGATGGTCGAGCACCCGGCCGAATACCGGTGGTCCAGTTACCGTGTGAACGGGCAGGGCGAACAAAGCCGCCTGATCACCTCGCACGCCCTCTATGACGCCTTGGGCGACAGCCCGGGCGCTCGCCAGGCCGCGTATCGCGAACTATTCCGATACAAACTGGACCCCGGTTTAGTGGATGAAATCCGCAAGGCGACCAACGGCAACTATGTTCTCGGCACCGAGCGATTCGAGCAGCAAGTCGCGGCGATGCTGGGACGACGCGTGAGCCGCGGGGCGCCGGGTAGGCCGAGGAAAGAAAAGAAGTAG
- a CDS encoding LysR family transcriptional regulator yields the protein MQSIDHFDLRSFDLNLLIAFDAMMHERSVTRAAERLKIRQPAMSHSLSVLRTMLDDKLFVRVGTQMQPTARAQALAEPIGQTLRMMQDIIHTTASFDPATDERLFRLGFSSEVELLLMPELATVLRERAPGVRLHGRPVKPDEAYRMLDDRVLDVAVGCFDSQAKRYRQQPLYEQSLSCVFHPDRVGLGDAISLQDYLTHPHALVSLSDSLHGCLESALDRVGGRLNVAATSSEFLGVLGMIACAPLIATLPTRMAMRYGSAFGLRVVPVPMTFDVPDVSLVWTAQTDNDPGSEWLRGWIGGILGSTRPETGASRGGGNTSRAPAPAKAPEE from the coding sequence ATGCAGTCCATCGACCATTTCGATCTGCGGAGTTTCGACCTCAATCTGCTCATCGCATTCGACGCGATGATGCATGAGCGCAGCGTGACCCGTGCCGCCGAGCGGCTGAAGATCCGCCAGCCGGCCATGAGCCATAGTTTGTCCGTGCTGCGCACGATGCTGGACGACAAGCTGTTCGTACGCGTCGGCACGCAGATGCAGCCAACGGCTCGGGCACAGGCGCTGGCGGAGCCGATCGGCCAAACGCTGCGCATGATGCAGGACATCATCCACACCACCGCCAGCTTCGATCCAGCGACTGATGAACGCCTGTTTCGGCTGGGGTTTTCCAGCGAGGTCGAACTGCTGCTCATGCCCGAGCTTGCCACTGTATTGCGCGAGCGCGCACCGGGCGTACGGCTGCACGGGCGCCCGGTGAAGCCGGACGAAGCCTACCGGATGCTCGACGATCGCGTGCTGGATGTTGCCGTCGGCTGTTTCGACAGCCAGGCGAAGCGCTATCGGCAGCAGCCGCTTTACGAACAATCTCTGAGCTGCGTATTCCATCCGGATCGGGTTGGCCTCGGCGACGCCATCTCGCTGCAAGACTATCTGACCCATCCACACGCGTTGGTCAGCCTCAGTGACAGCCTGCACGGCTGTCTCGAGTCCGCTTTGGATCGCGTTGGTGGGCGGCTCAACGTGGCCGCCACCTCATCCGAGTTCCTCGGCGTGCTCGGCATGATCGCCTGTGCGCCTCTGATCGCCACACTGCCCACGCGGATGGCGATGCGCTACGGCTCTGCCTTCGGCCTCCGGGTGGTGCCGGTACCGATGACCTTCGACGTGCCCGACGTCTCTCTCGTCTGGACTGCCCAGACCGACAACGACCCCGGATCGGAATGGTTGCGTGGCTGGATCGGGGGCATTCTGGGTTCGACCCGGCCGGAAACGGGCGCGAGCCGCGGTGGAGGCAATACTAGCCGGGCGCCGGCGCCGGCGAAGGCGCCTGAAGAATAG
- a CDS encoding MBL fold metallo-hydrolase has protein sequence MPANPTYRIGNAEITRVPEIAFEDADIATLFPDSAPDSLAPDAKRWGPRHFDARTGKLRQSVHAWLVKTPAHTLLIDTGAGNDKERPEAPALHRLDEPFLARLEAAGASAADIDHVLFTHLHSDHVGWNTTWHDGRWQPTFTNALHVFSKREYDYNAALAEDTALAERIRKKADLGPRARLPSRGFFGDSVQPVADAGLAHPIDINETAFEGFVFHRVPGHSIDQAAISFTSNGETALFWGDVCHHPLQVRHTGVNSMFCEFPEAAVEARLWALGYAADHEATVFTTHFGGGSVGHVVRDGDGFDWCFSEGDAA, from the coding sequence ATGCCCGCGAACCCGACCTATCGCATCGGCAATGCCGAGATCACCCGTGTTCCCGAGATCGCGTTCGAAGACGCCGATATCGCCACCCTTTTTCCCGATAGCGCGCCGGACAGCCTTGCTCCGGATGCCAAACGCTGGGGACCACGCCATTTCGATGCCCGCACCGGCAAGCTGCGCCAGAGCGTGCACGCCTGGCTGGTTAAAACGCCGGCGCATACCCTTCTGATCGATACCGGCGCCGGAAACGACAAGGAGCGGCCGGAGGCGCCGGCGCTTCATCGGCTGGACGAGCCTTTCCTGGCGCGGCTTGAAGCCGCCGGCGCGAGTGCGGCCGACATCGATCACGTGTTGTTCACGCATCTGCATTCCGACCACGTCGGCTGGAACACGACCTGGCATGACGGCCGATGGCAGCCCACGTTCACCAACGCCTTGCACGTATTCTCGAAACGTGAATACGACTACAACGCCGCGCTGGCGGAGGACACGGCTCTGGCCGAGCGCATCCGAAAAAAGGCTGATCTCGGGCCTCGCGCCCGGCTACCTTCGCGAGGTTTTTTCGGAGACAGCGTACAGCCGGTCGCCGACGCCGGCCTTGCGCATCCGATTGATATCAACGAGACCGCATTCGAAGGCTTTGTCTTTCATCGCGTTCCTGGCCATAGCATCGACCAGGCCGCCATTTCCTTCACGTCTAACGGCGAAACCGCGTTGTTTTGGGGCGACGTATGTCATCACCCGCTGCAGGTTCGCCATACCGGCGTTAATTCCATGTTCTGCGAGTTCCCCGAGGCAGCGGTCGAGGCGCGCCTCTGGGCGCTCGGCTATGCCGCCGATCACGAGGCAACGGTATTCACCACTCATTTCGGTGGCGGGTCCGTCGGCCATGTCGTCCGCGATGGCGATGGTTTCGACTGGTGCTTCAGCGAGGGGGATGCGGCATGA
- a CDS encoding DUF998 domain-containing protein — protein sequence MPHGDRFFSSYQAAAKRCNKQYYGIYLSDMARYIETDLECPAQQLRCAFNTVPLTLVLGLWNGSGRVDSPPCHVTEDAMPDRETPTFTATPVGLIRLQQFSRAGSLVFVVVCAVAQVRQPNRPLATPVSAYLAGPFALWLHLVFAMFAVAVILFGLSIKALIPRRRATLAAGLFHFCALCIFVTAFSAGPPLLKSPSVPQLVHTVHVFSAIFAFVFGLLGMSTLTRALWHDRILNHARGLVSALILGCFMALALDPWLPAVHGALEKLAIVCMITWQLLITPRLIAACDVGTHASDETSRPSP from the coding sequence ATGCCCCATGGCGACCGATTTTTTTCAAGCTATCAAGCGGCTGCGAAACGCTGCAATAAGCAGTATTACGGAATATATTTGTCGGATATGGCGCGTTATATTGAGACGGATCTTGAATGTCCGGCGCAGCAGTTGCGCTGCGCTTTTAATACCGTGCCGTTAACGCTCGTGCTTGGTTTGTGGAACGGCTCCGGCCGGGTCGATTCGCCGCCATGTCATGTAACGGAAGATGCGATGCCTGATCGCGAGACGCCTACATTTACCGCGACGCCGGTAGGCCTGATTCGCCTTCAGCAGTTCTCGCGCGCAGGTTCACTCGTATTCGTCGTCGTCTGCGCCGTGGCGCAGGTCCGCCAGCCGAACCGGCCACTGGCCACGCCCGTCAGCGCCTATCTGGCCGGTCCGTTCGCGCTCTGGCTGCATCTCGTTTTCGCCATGTTCGCAGTGGCCGTGATCCTTTTCGGCCTGTCTATTAAGGCCCTGATCCCGCGCCGACGGGCCACGCTGGCCGCCGGGCTGTTCCACTTCTGCGCGCTATGTATTTTCGTGACCGCCTTCTCGGCAGGACCACCACTGCTCAAGTCGCCATCGGTACCCCAGTTGGTGCATACCGTGCATGTGTTCAGCGCCATCTTCGCCTTCGTATTCGGCCTGCTCGGTATGTCGACACTCACGCGCGCGCTGTGGCACGACAGAATCTTGAACCACGCTCGCGGGCTCGTGAGCGCGCTCATTCTCGGCTGCTTCATGGCGCTGGCGCTGGATCCCTGGCTACCCGCTGTTCACGGGGCGCTCGAAAAACTGGCGATTGTCTGCATGATTACCTGGCAGTTACTCATCACGCCACGATTGATTGCGGCCTGCGATGTCGGCACCCACGCCTCGGATGAAACGTCACGCCCGAGTCCCTGA
- a CDS encoding glutathione binding-like protein, with protein MVLYYYPGACSLADHIALIEAGLPYTLIGITHEKKTEDRRDFLSINPKGYVPALELDDGEVLTENPVILNYIAEKSGKLLPEKGIARWRSLEALAFMASEIHGNYAPFFMDFPEMEKERARKKLAKAFSLLDDQMGDKKHLVGENLTIADCYLFWVLMASARSGLELTERLQSYYDRMKLRPSVARAFSEENLPSG; from the coding sequence ATGGTCCTCTACTACTATCCGGGAGCTTGCAGCCTCGCCGATCACATCGCGCTGATCGAAGCAGGTCTTCCCTACACGCTCATTGGCATCACCCATGAGAAAAAAACCGAAGATCGTCGTGACTTCCTGTCGATCAATCCCAAGGGCTACGTCCCGGCGCTCGAACTCGACGATGGAGAAGTGCTCACGGAGAATCCGGTTATCCTTAACTACATTGCCGAAAAGAGCGGCAAGCTTCTTCCCGAAAAAGGCATCGCAAGATGGCGCTCCTTGGAAGCACTTGCCTTCATGGCGTCTGAAATTCATGGAAACTACGCGCCATTCTTCATGGATTTTCCAGAGATGGAGAAGGAACGGGCTCGAAAAAAGCTCGCAAAAGCCTTTTCTCTCCTAGATGACCAGATGGGCGACAAAAAGCATCTTGTGGGCGAGAATCTCACGATCGCCGACTGCTACCTTTTCTGGGTTCTGATGGCGTCTGCCAGAAGCGGCCTTGAACTGACGGAGCGCCTTCAAAGCTACTACGACCGGATGAAGCTGCGACCGTCCGTAGCCCGTGCGTTTTCTGAGGAAAACCTGCCGTCAGGCTGA
- a CDS encoding MFS transporter, giving the protein MNTSAQVEAAGGQNDDTLSKTQIRRAVGAAAIGNAMEWFDFGVYGYLATTVGQLFFPSKAGHGGHSLLAAFGVFAIAFLARPFGSLFFGPLGDKIGRSRVLIITITMMAAGTTGVGVLPTYQTIGIWAPILLIITRLVQGFSTGGEYGGAATFMVESSPDESRGFFTSFLEFGTLSGYSVGAGLVTIMTVLLPDQAMHNWGWRIPFLCAAPLGLFGLFLRLRLEDSAAFTQLSSKGEQSRAPLRELITEHWQRMLRCVGLVILLNIAYYIVLTYLPSYFEKHLHFSTAESLEMLIAVYIGMMIVIGFVGRISDRIGRKPIIITSGIGFILLSYPVFWLFSTGNMVYTFVGLGVLAFLTVLLSGTMPSTLPSIFPTRIRNGGFAISYNFSTSAFGGTAPYVVTALMGATGNQYMPAFYLMLAGAIGVATVLTIRETAGVPLAGSSALHARPAAAQSG; this is encoded by the coding sequence ATGAATACGTCGGCACAAGTGGAAGCCGCCGGAGGGCAGAACGATGACACGCTGAGTAAAACGCAAATCCGCCGCGCGGTGGGTGCTGCGGCCATCGGTAATGCCATGGAGTGGTTCGACTTTGGCGTCTATGGTTACTTGGCGACAACGGTCGGCCAGTTGTTTTTTCCTTCCAAGGCAGGCCATGGCGGTCATTCCCTCCTGGCTGCTTTCGGCGTGTTTGCGATCGCATTCCTCGCCCGGCCGTTCGGCAGTCTTTTCTTCGGGCCGTTAGGCGACAAGATCGGGCGTAGTCGCGTGCTGATCATAACCATTACCATGATGGCGGCAGGCACGACGGGCGTGGGGGTCTTACCGACTTATCAGACAATCGGGATCTGGGCCCCCATTTTGTTAATCATTACCCGTTTGGTGCAGGGCTTCTCGACCGGTGGCGAGTATGGCGGAGCGGCGACCTTCATGGTGGAGTCCTCGCCTGACGAAAGCCGCGGTTTTTTTACCAGTTTCCTGGAATTCGGCACGCTGAGTGGTTATTCGGTGGGTGCCGGCCTGGTCACCATCATGACGGTGCTGCTGCCCGACCAAGCGATGCACAACTGGGGTTGGCGCATCCCGTTTCTGTGTGCGGCGCCGCTTGGGCTGTTCGGCTTGTTTCTGCGGCTCCGGCTGGAAGATAGCGCGGCATTCACTCAGCTATCGAGTAAAGGCGAGCAGTCCCGCGCCCCCTTGCGTGAGCTGATCACCGAGCACTGGCAACGCATGCTTCGGTGCGTTGGTCTGGTGATATTGCTGAATATAGCCTATTACATCGTGCTCACGTACCTGCCGAGCTATTTTGAGAAACATCTGCATTTCTCGACCGCAGAGTCGCTCGAGATGCTTATCGCCGTATATATCGGGATGATGATCGTCATCGGATTTGTCGGGCGTATTTCTGATCGTATCGGGCGGAAACCCATCATCATCACGTCCGGAATCGGGTTTATTCTGTTGTCGTATCCCGTATTCTGGCTGTTTTCGACGGGTAACATGGTATATACCTTCGTGGGTTTGGGTGTTCTTGCTTTTCTCACGGTATTGCTGTCGGGCACCATGCCGTCGACGCTCCCCTCGATCTTCCCGACCCGTATCCGCAACGGTGGGTTTGCCATTTCCTATAACTTCTCCACATCGGCATTTGGCGGTACGGCGCCGTATGTCGTGACCGCATTAATGGGGGCTACCGGCAACCAATATATGCCTGCGTTTTATCTGATGCTTGCGGGAGCGATCGGTGTTGCGACGGTGTTGACGATCCGCGAAACGGCGGGGGTGCCTCTGGCCGGTTCGTCGGCTTTGCATGCGAGGCCGGCGGCGGCCCAGAGCGGCTAG
- a CDS encoding class I SAM-dependent methyltransferase codes for MDIRYPEPWYEAYERGNKSDNLVKALEFGAFRELPDSIDAGRSLDIGTATGRYVRALSKLGFDAYGVDHSQHAVNAAARLLAQVDLDTDRIKRADARALPFEDGCFDLVTCMMGTIVHSHDTRSMLREIRRVLRSDGAFIFSIWRPEAVECGFLSVNTPEINRWLTHICTEVHPIESLLGEPGFSLVEIKECVLAKRNIYLSTSSECAVWQDFEVHLRARHHGLQGELGLYLCKKPR; via the coding sequence ATGGACATACGATATCCGGAACCGTGGTATGAAGCATACGAGCGCGGTAACAAGTCCGATAATCTCGTCAAGGCGCTAGAATTTGGCGCTTTTCGTGAACTTCCAGATTCGATAGACGCGGGCCGAAGTCTGGATATCGGTACCGCGACCGGACGGTATGTCAGGGCGTTGTCGAAGTTAGGGTTTGATGCCTACGGCGTCGATCATTCACAGCATGCGGTCAACGCCGCCGCACGATTACTCGCTCAGGTCGACCTCGACACCGATCGTATCAAGCGCGCAGATGCGCGGGCTCTTCCCTTCGAAGACGGGTGTTTCGATCTGGTGACCTGCATGATGGGCACCATCGTGCACTCACACGATACGCGCAGCATGCTGCGCGAAATCAGGCGCGTTCTTCGAAGTGACGGCGCCTTTATCTTCTCGATCTGGCGTCCCGAAGCCGTCGAATGCGGTTTCCTGTCGGTGAATACACCGGAGATCAATCGTTGGCTGACGCATATATGCACTGAAGTGCATCCGATTGAGTCATTGCTCGGCGAGCCAGGTTTTTCCTTGGTCGAAATCAAAGAATGCGTACTAGCTAAGCGCAATATCTATTTGAGCACGAGTTCGGAATGTGCAGTCTGGCAGGATTTCGAGGTGCATCTCAGAGCGCGTCATCATGGGCTGCAGGGCGAGCTTGGCTTGTACCTCTGCAAGAAGCCGCGATGA